GGGGACCCGTTCCCTCGCGGTCGGCCCGGCCACGACACCGGAGGAACCGTTGTCCCGTCTCACGGTCATCAAGGCAGTGCTCGGACCGATTCTGCGCCTGATGTTCCGCCCCCAGGTGGAGGGCGCCGAGAACATTCCCGGGACCGGGCCGGTGATCCTCGCGGGCAACCACCTGACGTTCATCGACTCGATGGTCATGCCGATCTGCGTCGACCGGCCGGTGTTCTACATCGGCAAGGACGAGTACGTCACGGGCAAGGGTCTCAAGGGCCGGCTGATGGCCTGGTTCTTCACCGGCTGCGGCATGATCCCGGTGGACCGGGACGGCGGCCGGGGCGGCGTCGCGGCGCTGATGACGGGCCGCCGGGTGCTGGAGGAGGGGCAGGCCTTCGCGATCTACCCCGAGGGCACCCGCTCCCCCGACGGCCGGCTCTACCGGGGCCGTACGGGCATCGCCCGGCTGACGCTGATGACGGGCGCGCCGGTGGTCCCGTTCGCGATGATCGGGACGGACAAGCTGCAGCCGGGCGGCGCGGGTCTGCCCCGGCCGGGCAAGGTCACGGTGCGTTTCGGTGAGCCGATGGAGTTCTCGCGGTACGAGGGCATGGACCGCGACCGCTATGTGCTGCGGGCGGTGACGGACTCGGTGATGGCCGAGGTGATGCGGCTGTCCGGCCAGGAGTACGTGGACATGTACGCGACGAAGGCGAAGGCGGCCTGATCCCGTCGGCCGTGAAGACGCGGGAAGGGCCCGCACCCCACTCCGGGGTGCGGGCCCTTCTCCGTGAACGGCGTGCGGCCGGACACCCCTACGGGTGCTCGACGCCGTCCTCCAGCTTCTGGCCCCGCAGCAGGAACCAGGCGGCGGCCGCCGCCGCCAGCAGGACCGCGGCGCCGACCCCCGCGGCCGACCGCAGTCCGTCGACGAACGCCTCCTGGGCCGCCGAGACCAGCGGCCCCGCCTGGGCGGCGGGCAGCGCCGCGGCCGATTCGACCGCCCCGCCCAACGACTCGTGGGCGGCCGCCTCGACGTCGGCGGGGATGCCGCCCGGGGTCGGGAAGCCCCGGTAGACACCGGTGACGATGGAGCCGAGCAGGGCGATGCCGAGGGCCGCGCCCAGTTCGTACGCGGTCTCGGAGACGGCGGACGCGGAGCCCGCCTGCTCCTTCGGGACGCTGGAGAGGATCACGTCGGCGGTGACGGTGAAGGAGAAGCCCGCGCCGACGCCGACGACCAGCAGCATGGCGCCGAGCAGCGGATAGTCGGTGTGCTGGTCGAGCAGGGTCACACTGCCCAGCGCAAGACCGACCGCCGCCAGGCCGCCCGAGACGACGGAGCGGACCGAGAAGCGGCGGGCCGCGAATCCGGCCAGCAGACCGGCGGTCACCGCGCCGATCGCGGCGGGCAGTTCGGCGAGTCCGGCCTCCAGCGGCCCGCGGCCCTGCACCAGTTGCAGGAACTGGGAGAGGAAGAAGACCAGGCCCGACAGGCCGAGGATGGTCAGCAGGTCGGCGAGGACCGCGCCGGAGAAGCCCCGGTGGTGGAAGAGCCGCATGTCCAGCAGGGGTGCGGGCAGCCGCAGTTGCCTGCGGACGAACCAGGTCAGCGCGGCGACGCCGGCGACCGCGGCCACGGCCGGGTCCCAGCTCACTCCGTGCGAGGCCGTCTCCTTGATGGCGTAGACGACACCGATCATGCCGACCAGGGAGAGCCCGACACTGAGCATGTCCCACGGGCCGGGGGCCGGGTTCTTGGACTCGGGGATCAGCTTGATGCCGACGACCACGAGGACGGCCATCACGGGCAGGTTGATCAGGAAGACCGAGCCCCACCAGAAGTGTTCCAGCAGGAATCCGCCGACGACCGGGCCGACGGCAGCGCCCGCCGAGGCCATGGCGCCCCAGATCCCGATGGCGAGGCTGCGCTCGCGCGGGTCGTGGAAGAGGTTGCGGATCAGGGCGAGCGTGGACGGCATCAGGGTGGCGCCGGCGACACCGAGGAGCGCCCGGGCCACGATCATCATCTCGGGCGTGGTCGCGTACGCGTTGAGCACGGAGACCGCGCCGAACGCCACCGCGCCGACCAGCAGCAGCTTCTTGCGGCCGATGCGGTCGCCGAGACTGCCCATCGAGACGAGCAGGCCGGCGATGACGAAGGAGTAGACGTCGCCGATCCAGAGCAGCTGGGTCCCGGTGGGCTCCAGGTCCTCGCTGAGGAACGGGGTGGCGAGACCGAGGACGGTGGCGTCCACGGCCACCAGCAGCACGGCGAGGACGAGGACGGCGAGCGCGATCCACCGCCCAGGACGGCGTACCGCGTCCGTGGTGTCCGGGGTCTTCTCGGTGCTGATCATTGCTCCACACTCCGGCGCGCTCCGCCGAGCAGCAGCTCGACGATCATGTACTGGAAATCCTGTGCGGCGACCCGGCCCGCCTGGATGGACCAGGCTCCGGTGCCGACGAGGCCGTAGAGGGCCTCGGTCAGCCAGGCGGGGGTGAGATCGATACGGAACTCGCCGCGCTCCTGGCCGCGGCGGAAGAAGGCGGAGACGCGGGCGTCGGCCCGGTTCCAGCCCTCGTTGACCTCGTCGCCCTCGAAGAGCTGGTTCTCGTTGACGAGGAAGGACATCAGCCCGGCGCTGGGCTCGACGGCCGCGATGAGGCGCCGCAGCCCCTCCTCGGAGGTGCCCTCGTCGAGCCGGGCGGCGTCCAGGGCCGCCTCGAACTCCTGGAGGCCGAGGTTCTCCAGCGCCTTCACCAGGGCGTCGCGCCCCGCGAAGTGGCGGTGGAGGGTAGCCCGGCCGATACCCGCCGCCTTGGCGACCTCGTCCATGGTGGCCGTTGATTTACGGGTCAGCAGGGCGGCGGCGCTGCGCAGCACCTGCTCACGATCGAGTGTCATGAGACAACCATAACCCATGTGAGACATCTTCGTCTCATCGAAGAGTGTGCGGCCGCACAGCGGGGAGCCGCACGGAAGGACGGGGGGCGCGAGGTGGGGCGGGAAACAAAAAAAGTGGCCGCAGGAAGAACCTCTCCTGGCCACTCTCAACTTATAGCGCATGGGGGGCCTTGCCGCAAGACCCCCCATATGCCGCAGAATCGTCCGCCGTAGCCGGGACGGGGGCGCCGCCCCCGTAAGCACCGCAGATCGGAACTGACGACGTGACACCTCTGACCACCAGCGTGTTCGACCTCCCCGACCGGCTCTCCGCCAAGGCCGACCCGGCGCTGATCGCCGAGGACGAGCAGCACTTCGCCGCCATCGCCCACTGCCTGGAACAGTCGATCGCCGAGCTGACCGACCGGCTCGCGGCCGAGCGCCGGGCGCCCGGCGGGGCGAGCCGGCAGGCGATGGACCGGGACGTGGAGATCCACCGGCTGACCGCCCGGCTGCGCACCCTGCGCCGGTTCGGTCTCGACCTGTGCCTCGGGCGCATGGTCGCCGCGGACGGCTCCGGGCCGCTGTACGTGGGGCGGCTGGGCCTGACCGACAGCACGGGCCGCCGGCTGCTGGTCGACTGGCGCTCCCCCGCCGCCGAGCCGTTCTTCGGGGCCACCCACGGCGATCCAATGGGCCTGGTGAGCCGCCGCCGCTACCGGTGGACCGGCGGCAGGGTCGGCGACTACTGGGACGAGGTGTTCGCACCGGAGGGGTTCGCCGGGCATGCCGCGCTGGACGACCAGTCCGCGTTCATCGCCAGCCTGGGCTCCACCCGGTCGGCCCGGATGCGCGATGTGCTGGGCACCATCCAGGCCGACCAGGACGCCGTCATCCGGGCGGGTTCCCGGGGCGCGCTCGTCGTCGACGGCGGGCCCGGCACGGGAAAGACCGTCGTCGCGCTGCACCGCTCCGCGTATCTGCTGTACTCCGATCCGCGCCTGGGCCACCGTCGCGGCGGCGTGCTGTTCGTCGGTCCCAACGAGCCCTATCTCGGGTACGTCGCCGATGTCCTGCCGAGCCTCGGGGAGGAGGGGGTGCAGACGTGCACCCTGCGGGACCTGGTCGCCGAGGGCGCGGCGGCGGGGCCCGAGACCGATCCGGAGGTGGCGCGGCTGAAGGCCTCGGCGGAGCTGGTGAAGGCGGTCGAGCCGGCCGTCCGGTTCTACGAGGAGCCGCCCTCCGAGGGCGTACGGGTGGAGACGCACTGGTCGGACATCTGGCTGAGCGCCGCCGACTGGGCCTCGGCGTTCGGGGCGCCGGATCCGGGCACTCCGCACAACGAGGCGCGCGACCAGGTCTGGGAGGAACTGCTCACGATCCTGGTGGACAAGCACGACGGCGACGCGCCGGAGGAGCACCTGCGCGCCTCCCTGCGGCAGAACCGGGAGCTGTTCGCCCTCTTCGACCGCGCCTGGCCGCTGATCGAGGCGGCCGACCTGGTCGGCGACCTCTGGGCCGTACCCGCCTATCTGCGCAAGTGCGCCCCCTGGCTGACCGCGGAGGAGGCGCGGCGGCTGCGACGGGCGGACGCGCAGGCCTGGACGGAGTCCGACCTGCCGATCCTGGACGCGGCACGGCTGCGGCTCGGCGATCCGGAGGCGTCCCGGCGCCGGCGCCGCCACGAGGCGGCGGCCGCCGCCGAGCGGGAGCAGATGGACCGGGTCGTGGAGAGCCTGCTCGCCGACGAGACGCTGGTCGACGCGGACGCGGACGGCGAGGGGGCGCTGGTGATGCTGCGCGGGGCAGATCTGCGGGAGTCGCTGGCCACGGCCGACCGGCCGAGCGGCGTGGAACCGGACCTGCTGGCCGGGCCGTTCGCGCACATCGTCGTGGACGAGGCCCAGGAACTGACCGACGCCCAGTGGCAGATGCTGATCCAGCGCTGCCCGTCCCGGAGCTTCACCGTCGTCGGGGACCGGGCACAGGCCCGGCACGGGTTCCCCGAGAGCTGGCAGGAGCGTCTTGAGCGGGTCGGCCTCGACCGGATCGCCCTGGCCTCGCTGACCGTCAACTACCGCACGCCGGAGGAGATCATGGCGGAGGCTGCGCCGGTCGTCCGGGCCGCCCTCCCGGACGCCAATGTGCCGGTCTCCGTCCGCAGCAGCGGCATCCCGGTCGCCCACGGCTCCGTCGACGACCTGGACACCGTCGTCGCCGACTGGCTCGCCGCGCACGAGGACGGGACCGCCTGTGTCATCGGCGCCCCGGACTTCCGGGCGACGGCCCGGGTGCGGTCGCTGACGCCGGAGCTGTCGAAGGGGTTGGAGTTCGACCTGGTCGTGCTCGTCGCCCCGGAGAAGTTCGGTGAAGGCGTCCGGGGGGCGGTGGACCGGTATGTCGCGATGACCCGGGCGACCCGGGAGCTCGTGGTCCTCACCGGTTCCTGAGGCCGCCCGGCCGGTTCGGCGTCAGTGCCAGGGAAGCCCGGCGCGGTGCCGCCAGTACGCCTCCGGCTCCTCGACCAGGGCGTCGAGGCCCGCCCGCTGCTCGTCGTCCAAATCGACGACGGCGGCGTGCAGATTGCCGGAGAGCTGGCCCACCGTGGCGGCGCCGGAGAGCACGACGCCCGCCCAGGGCTGGTGCAGGACGAGCGCCAGAGCCACCGCGTCGCCGCCCACCCCCGCGTCGGCGGCGATCTCCTGGAACACGGCGGGGGCCTCGTCCCCCGCGAGCCGCCCGTTGG
This sequence is a window from Streptomyces parvus. Protein-coding genes within it:
- a CDS encoding 1-acyl-sn-glycerol-3-phosphate acyltransferase; amino-acid sequence: MSRLTVIKAVLGPILRLMFRPQVEGAENIPGTGPVILAGNHLTFIDSMVMPICVDRPVFYIGKDEYVTGKGLKGRLMAWFFTGCGMIPVDRDGGRGGVAALMTGRRVLEEGQAFAIYPEGTRSPDGRLYRGRTGIARLTLMTGAPVVPFAMIGTDKLQPGGAGLPRPGKVTVRFGEPMEFSRYEGMDRDRYVLRAVTDSVMAEVMRLSGQEYVDMYATKAKAA
- a CDS encoding MFS transporter; its protein translation is MISTEKTPDTTDAVRRPGRWIALAVLVLAVLLVAVDATVLGLATPFLSEDLEPTGTQLLWIGDVYSFVIAGLLVSMGSLGDRIGRKKLLLVGAVAFGAVSVLNAYATTPEMMIVARALLGVAGATLMPSTLALIRNLFHDPRERSLAIGIWGAMASAGAAVGPVVGGFLLEHFWWGSVFLINLPVMAVLVVVGIKLIPESKNPAPGPWDMLSVGLSLVGMIGVVYAIKETASHGVSWDPAVAAVAGVAALTWFVRRQLRLPAPLLDMRLFHHRGFSGAVLADLLTILGLSGLVFFLSQFLQLVQGRGPLEAGLAELPAAIGAVTAGLLAGFAARRFSVRSVVSGGLAAVGLALGSVTLLDQHTDYPLLGAMLLVVGVGAGFSFTVTADVILSSVPKEQAGSASAVSETAYELGAALGIALLGSIVTGVYRGFPTPGGIPADVEAAAHESLGGAVESAAALPAAQAGPLVSAAQEAFVDGLRSAAGVGAAVLLAAAAAAWFLLRGQKLEDGVEHP
- a CDS encoding TetR/AcrR family transcriptional regulator; translated protein: MTLDREQVLRSAAALLTRKSTATMDEVAKAAGIGRATLHRHFAGRDALVKALENLGLQEFEAALDAARLDEGTSEEGLRRLIAAVEPSAGLMSFLVNENQLFEGDEVNEGWNRADARVSAFFRRGQERGEFRIDLTPAWLTEALYGLVGTGAWSIQAGRVAAQDFQYMIVELLLGGARRSVEQ
- the helR gene encoding RNA polymerase recycling motor ATPase HelR produces the protein MTPLTTSVFDLPDRLSAKADPALIAEDEQHFAAIAHCLEQSIAELTDRLAAERRAPGGASRQAMDRDVEIHRLTARLRTLRRFGLDLCLGRMVAADGSGPLYVGRLGLTDSTGRRLLVDWRSPAAEPFFGATHGDPMGLVSRRRYRWTGGRVGDYWDEVFAPEGFAGHAALDDQSAFIASLGSTRSARMRDVLGTIQADQDAVIRAGSRGALVVDGGPGTGKTVVALHRSAYLLYSDPRLGHRRGGVLFVGPNEPYLGYVADVLPSLGEEGVQTCTLRDLVAEGAAAGPETDPEVARLKASAELVKAVEPAVRFYEEPPSEGVRVETHWSDIWLSAADWASAFGAPDPGTPHNEARDQVWEELLTILVDKHDGDAPEEHLRASLRQNRELFALFDRAWPLIEAADLVGDLWAVPAYLRKCAPWLTAEEARRLRRADAQAWTESDLPILDAARLRLGDPEASRRRRRHEAAAAAEREQMDRVVESLLADETLVDADADGEGALVMLRGADLRESLATADRPSGVEPDLLAGPFAHIVVDEAQELTDAQWQMLIQRCPSRSFTVVGDRAQARHGFPESWQERLERVGLDRIALASLTVNYRTPEEIMAEAAPVVRAALPDANVPVSVRSSGIPVAHGSVDDLDTVVADWLAAHEDGTACVIGAPDFRATARVRSLTPELSKGLEFDLVVLVAPEKFGEGVRGAVDRYVAMTRATRELVVLTGS